A stretch of the Mycobacteroides immunogenum genome encodes the following:
- a CDS encoding TetR/AcrR family transcriptional regulator has protein sequence MATTSETYHHGDLPSALLRAAMELLEENGASELSLRAAARRAGVSTAAPYRHFADRNALVSAVAAIGYQQLAAELAAASAEPTTVDDFAAVAIAYVQFAIERPGLFRVMFAEPCDPNSPERTAAAAAIGEYLESIVAKTFPASEPEAAANAMWALVHGLAFLHLDGKFETQPPEAVVARVRAAVRAALAAADHGQ, from the coding sequence ATGGCCACCACGTCCGAGACGTATCACCATGGCGATCTGCCCAGCGCGCTGCTGCGTGCGGCCATGGAACTCCTCGAAGAGAACGGGGCCAGTGAGCTGTCGCTGCGCGCTGCCGCACGGCGTGCAGGGGTATCGACCGCTGCCCCGTATCGGCACTTCGCCGATCGCAATGCGTTGGTGTCTGCGGTTGCGGCAATCGGCTACCAGCAGTTGGCGGCCGAACTCGCGGCGGCCAGTGCCGAACCGACTACCGTCGATGATTTTGCCGCGGTCGCGATCGCCTATGTGCAGTTCGCCATTGAGCGGCCTGGCCTCTTTCGGGTGATGTTCGCCGAGCCCTGCGATCCGAACAGCCCGGAACGGACCGCCGCCGCGGCGGCGATCGGGGAGTATCTCGAATCGATTGTCGCCAAGACATTTCCGGCGTCAGAGCCCGAAGCGGCCGCCAACGCGATGTGGGCCCTGGTGCATGGGCTGGCCTTCCTGCACCTGGATGGGAAGTTCGAGACCCAGCCCCCTGAGGCCGTGGTGGCGCGGGTGCGCGCTGCCGTGCGCGCGGCGCTCGCGGCCGCCGACCACGGGCAGTGA
- a CDS encoding nitroreductase/quinone reductase family protein — MSKNALKDRGAKLMNLAHRVVLTVSGNRLLSEPFGMPVVELHTVGRKSGLPRSCYLTTPVHDSGRVVLVASKGGDDRNPEWYLNLQARPDAELILNGRRHKVHARTADATEKSELWPQIVGAYSGYAGYQRRTSRDIPVVICELLD; from the coding sequence ATGAGCAAGAACGCGCTGAAAGACCGCGGAGCCAAGTTGATGAATCTCGCGCATCGAGTGGTACTCACCGTTAGCGGCAACCGGTTGCTGTCCGAACCCTTCGGGATGCCGGTAGTGGAGCTGCATACGGTTGGCCGCAAGTCCGGGCTACCGCGGTCCTGCTACCTGACCACCCCGGTCCACGACTCCGGCCGCGTGGTGCTGGTCGCGTCGAAGGGTGGTGACGATCGCAACCCCGAGTGGTATCTGAACCTGCAAGCGCGCCCCGACGCCGAACTGATCCTCAACGGGCGCCGGCACAAAGTGCACGCCCGCACCGCGGACGCGACGGAAAAATCGGAACTCTGGCCGCAGATCGTGGGCGCGTACAGCGGATACGCCGGTTACCAGCGGCGGACCTCACGCGACATCCCAGTAGTGATCTGCGAACTACTCGACTGA